CCGCGCCTCGTCGATGTCCCCCGGGCGGCCGTCGAAGACGATGGCGCCGTCTTTGAGGGCGAGGATTCTCGTGCCGTAGCGCCGCGCGAGGCTGAGAAAGTGCAGGCTGCAGAGGATGGTGATGCCGTCCTTGCGGTTGAGGTCTTCGAGGTATTTCAGGATCGAATGCGACAAGGCCGGATCGAGGCTGGCCACCGGCTCGTCCGCGAGAATGATGCGGGGCTCCTGCATCAGGGCGCGCGCGATCCCGACGCGCTGCTGCTGGCCGCCGGACAGCGCCGACGCCCGGCCGAACGCCTTGTCGGCGATGCCGACGCGCTCGAGGCTCTGCATCGCCCGGTCGACCACCGGGCCCGGAAAGTAGTTTCCGAGCGACCACGCCGGCGGCACGTACCCCAGCCGTCCCGCGAGCACGTTGGTCAGGACCGACGCCCGCCGCACCAGGTTGAACTGCTGGAACACCATGCCGATGCCGCGGCGGATTTCGCGCAGCCCGTCGCGCGACGCGGCCGTCACGTCACGGCCGTCCACCCACACGCGGCCGGAGGTCGGTGTGACGAGACGGTTGATGCACCGCAGCAGCGTGGACTTGCCCGACCCCGAGAGCCCGATGATGACCAGAAACTCGCCGCGGGCGACCTCGAAGGAAACGTCCGAGAGCGCCCGCGTCCCGTCCTCGTAGACCTTGCTGAGGTGCTCGATCCGAAGAATCGGGTCGCTCACGGGAGGCCCCCGTGAATGCCGGCCGACTCGCGGTCGGCCACCATGAAATTAAAGCTGATCGCTATGGGTTCAGCCCCACGAACCGCTGGACGTCGCGCACCGGATCGAAAAACGCGTCGAGCGTCGGGGTCTTGACCTTGTACTTCGTCACCAGCAGGTTGTAGTCGGCGAGGGCCTCGATCTCGTACAGCGACTTCAACGCGTCGAGACCGGCGGGAGTCTGCGAGAAGCGCAGCAGCGCGTTCGTGACCTTCGCTTTGACGTCCTCGGGCAGCCCCTTCCGGACACTGACGGTGTCGTTCGGAATCGGGTCGGACTTCCAGACCACCTTGACCTTCTGCATCACGTCCGGCAGGGTCTTCTGCACGCTGCCGCGGGCGTCTTCGAAGACGGACCCCGCGTCGACACGGCCCTGGTACACCGCGAGGACGACGTTATTGTGTGAGCCGGCGAAGATCGTCTGACCGAAGAACTTCTGCGGATCATACCCGGCCTTCTTGAGGCCCGCGACGGGGAACAGATAGCCCGACGTGCTGGCGGGATCGACAAACGCGAACCGCTTGCCCCGCAGATCGGCCAGCCCGTTGATGCCGGACGTGGCCTGCGTGATGATCTCCGCGCGGTAGTATGGGAGTCCGAACCGCACCGTGACGAGGCGGACTTCCACGCCGTACTTCTGGTGGGCGATCACGTACGAGAACGTGTTCAACCATCCGATGTCGGCGCGATTCGCCCCCATCGCCTCGATGACGCCCGCGTAGCTCGTCGCGACGACGGACTGAAATTGATATCCCGTCGCCATCTCGAGCAGGTGCGAGATGCGGTTGCCCGATTCGAGGATCGTGCTCGCCTCGCCCGACGGGACGAACGCCATCACCAGTCGGGTCTGCGCGGGCACCGGAGACGGACCGGCCGCGGCGATACCGAGCACGAGGACGGCGGCGAGCGCAAGGGCGGCAACGCGAAGTCGCATGGTGTTCCTCCCCCGAGGCGGTGGCAGTTCGCGCACAGGTTCTTTCGGCGGAGAAACTTCTCCTCCAGGACTCTTCCAGGACTCGCCGGAGCGGCGTGCGAAATACGTGCCGGGATGGCGACGACGCACGGCGCGCCCGCGGCACCCCGCAAGCGTCTCGTGCTGCTGCTTGCGGGCGCGGCCGGGTGCCTCGACGCGGTCGGCTACCTCATGCTCGGCCTCTTTACGGCGAACATGACGGGGAATACGATTCTTCTCGGACTCTCCGTCGGGCGGGAAGCCTGGGCGGACGCGGTGCACAATATCGTGGCGCTGGCGGCCTTTGTCTGCGGCGCCGGCGCCGGTACCGTCGCGACGCGGGGCGTCGGCCGGATCGCCCGCGGCCTCGGGTTCGAGGCCGCGGTGCTGGCGGCCGGCATCGGGGTGTGGGTGATTCTTGGTGCCCCGCGTGGACGCATCCCCGAACCGGCGGCCTACTGGATGATCGCCCTGCTCTCCGCCGCGATGGGGATGCAGAGCGCGACGGTCCGGCGGGTCGGTGAGCACCGCGTGGCGACGACGTACGTCACGGGAACGCTCACGACGCTCGCGACGGATACCGCGAGCGACCTGTTGGACCGGTGGGTGGCGCGCGGCCGGCAGGCAGGTGGCGCGGCCGGGACTCAAGACACCGCGCCGCCGCGGGCGGAGCGTGGAACCGCGCTCATGTTGGGGCTGTGGGCCGTGTACCTGCTCGGCGCGCTGGTCGGCGGCTTCGCCGAGCATCGGTGGTCGATGTGGGCGGTCGCGGCGCCGTTGGTAGTGCTGGTCGCCGTCATGGGGTCGGATCTCGCCCATCGACCGAGAGAGGGGTTGGCACGATGAGTGGGAGCTCGGCACGCGGAACAGGCACGGCGACCGGACCCGCCGCGACACCGGCGAAGGGGGCCGGCACGGACGTCCGGATCGAGACCGACTCGCTCGGCGAGGTGCGCGTCCCGGCCTCGCGCCTGTGGGGCGCGCAGACCCAGCGCTCGATCGAGAACTTCCCGATCGGCGTCGACCGCTTCCGCATGGGCCGGCCGGTCATTCGCGCGTTCGGGATTCTGAAGAAGGCCTGCGCCCTCGCCAACCTGGAGCTCGGGCAGCTGCCGGCCGACAAGGTCGAGTTGATCGCCCGCGCGGCGGACGACGTCATCGCCGGTGCGCTCGACGACGAATTCCCGCTGGTGGTCTTCCAGACGGGCTCCGGCACGCAGTCGAACATGAACGCCAATGAGGTCATCGCGAACCACGCGATCCAGCTGGCCGGCGGCGCGATCGGGTCGAAGAAACCGATCCACCCGAACGACGACGTCAACCGCAGCCAGTCGTCCAACGACACGTTCCCGACCGCGATGCACATCGCGACGGCCGAACAGGTCGAGGACGTGCTGCTTCCCGCGGTCACCGGCCTGCGGGACGTGCTGGACGAGAAGGCCCGCGCCTACGCCTCCGTGGTCATGATCGGCCGCACCCATCTCCAGGACGCGACGCCGGTGACGCTCGGCCAGGTGATCTCGGGATGGGTCGCGCAGCTCGACGACGCGATCGCGACGATCCGCCGGGCGCTGCCCGGCGTCTACGAACTCGCCATCGGCGGCACCGCGGTCGGCACCGGCATCAACGCGCCCGCCCGCTTCGGCGAGGTCGCGGCGCGGAAGATCGCCGAACTGACCGGCCGCCCGTTCGTCTCGGCCCCGAACAAGTTCGCCGCGCTCTCCTCACACGAGGCGATGCTCAACGTGAGCGCCGCGCTCCGGACGCTGGCCGCGGCGCTGATGAAGATCGCCAACGACGTCCGCTGGCACGCCTCCGGGCCGCGCGCGGGCCTCGGCGAGCTGCTGATCCCCGAGAACGAGCCGGGGTCGTCGATCATGCCGGGCAAGATCAACCCGACGCAGAGCGAGGCGCTGACGATGGTGTGCGTGCAGGTGTACGGCAACGACCATGCCGTCGCGTTCGGCGACTCGCAGGGCAACTTCCAGCTGAACGTCTACAAGCCCGTGATCTTACACAACGTGCTCGAGTCAGCCGCGCTGCTCGCCGACGGCTGCCGGTCGTTCACGATCCACTGCGCGGTCGGGATCGCCCCGAACGAGGCGGTGATCCGCGAGCACGTGGAGCACTCCCTGATGCTGGTCACGGCGCTGAGCCCCCACATCGGCTACGAGAAGGCCGCGAAGATCGCGCTCAAGGCGCACCACGAGAACACGAGCCTGCGCGAGGCCGCGCTGGCGCTCGGGTATGTGACGGCGGAGGAGTTCGATCGGTGGGTGCGGGCGGAAGATATGACGCATCCCATGAAGGAGTGAGGGCGGCCACCTCAGGCCGCCTCAGGACTCCTGAAGGGCCTTCGGCGGACGCCCTCACTCCACCACCGCACGCGCGCTCCCCTCTCCAGCTTCAACGATCCGGCTAACGAACCCGAGACAAGGAGGCCAATATGGAAGTGTTCGAAGCGGTTCGCACGATTCTCGCCGTCCGCAGCTACAAAGACACGGCGGTGCCGGCGGACCTCGTGAAGCGGATCGTGGAGGCGGGGCGGCTGACGGGGAGCAGCCAGAACGGGCAGCCGTGGCACTTCATCGCGGTGCAGGACCGCGAGATGTTGGTCAAGCTCGCGGCGGCTTCTCCCTACGGCCGGTACATCTCGCAGGCGCCGCTGGCGATCGCGGTCGCCATCGAGAAGGCGTCCCGTTTCGGCGTCTCAGATGGCAGCCGGGCGATTCAGTCGATGGTGCTGACGGCGTGGTCCGAGGGCATCGGGTCGAATTGGGTCGGGTTCGTCGGCATGAGCGAGCAGAAGAAGTTGCTCGGCGTGCCGGACGAGTACGACCTCCTGGCGATCGTGCCGTTCGGCTATCCTGTGAATCCCGCCGGGCGCGGCAAGAAGAAGCGCAAGCCGCTCAGCCAGGTTGCCTCGCGCGAGCGCTTTGGAAAATCGTTTTCGTAGGGGCCGGCCGATCGGCCGAATGGACGTACGCCGATGCAACCGCCGCGTGACAACGTTGGAGGCCCGCCGCACGGCGGGCCTCCGGAAGGGTCAGAAAACTAGCACTTCGAGTATCCGCAGCTCCGGCAGTGGCTGCAGCCGTTTTCGAAGGCCAGCGACCCGCCGCAGTCCGGGCAGACGCCGGCGAAGGTCAGCAGCGGCTCCTGAATCTCGCGCACCTCGGCCGCGGCCGGCGCGGGTGCCGCGACGGCCGTCGCCGCTTGGTCGTGTCCGTTGGTGCCGTTGGTGCCGTGGCCGTTCCCGTTGCCGTTTTTCGGCGCCGGCGCGGGCAGCCGGTCCGCCATCGGGAACACCTGGTCCGGCCGGAAGCTGGGCCCGTAGAGCGTCCGCCCGAGTGCCAGCGCCACGCCCTGCGCGATCGTGGTGATGCGCACCACGGTGCCGTCGCTCGACCGGTCGATCGCGACCTCGCGGGACTGGACGCGCCACAGCTGCTCGATCACGTGGCGCGGATCCGCGCCCGTCCGGAGCGCGAGCGAGGCAAGCCGGCCGACCGCGTCCGCCTCGACGTCGAGCGACTGCACGAACACTTCGCAGATCCCTTTGGCGTCCTCGTTGATCGTCACGTAGATCCGGCCTCGCGGCGTCTCGATCCGTTCGGTCCGTCCCATCGTGACCTTGGGCCGCCCGCGCGTCTGTGGCCGGGACTCGTCCGCGCCGTGCGGCGCGCCAAGCACCGCCGACGCCGGGGACGGCACGGCCACCGCCGCCGTTGGGGCCGAAGCGGCCTGAGCCGGCTTGTCCTTCTTGGTGCCCGCGCCCGCCGTCAGGATGTTGTCGCGCGAGTTCTCGCGGTACACCGTGATGCCTTTGCACCCCATCTTCCAGGCGAGGAAGTAGATCCTGGCGACGCCTTCCTCGGTCGTGTCGGCCGCGCAGTTGACCGTCGAGGAGATCGAGTGGTCGATGTGCTTTTGGATCGCCGCCTGCATGTGCACCCGCATGTCGGGCTCGATCTCGTGGGCCGTGACGAAGAACTCAGGCAGCGCCTCCTCGTTCTCGACCCCGAACCGCTGCATGTACGACCGGACGAGCGGGTGATAGACCGTGAACTTCTGCTGCGAGAGCGACTCGCTCCGCCGGGTGTAGCCGAGGTCGAAGATCGGCTCGATGCCGCTCGTGGTGCCGGCGAGCGCCGCGCCGCTGCCGACCGGCGGCACCGTGAGCAGCGCGACGTTGCGCAGGCCGTGCTCCCGGATCCGCTCGAGGACCTCCGGCGCGAGCGTGTGCAAGAACGCGCCCTTGAGATGCTGCTCCCGATCGTACCCGGGGAACGCCCCCTTCTCGATCGCGAGGTTGACGCTCTCGTCGTAGACGATGTTCTTAATCCGCTCGAACGTCCGGTCGACGAACTCCACCGCCTCCTTCGTGTCGTACTTGAGGCGCAGCTTGCACAGCATATCCCCCAGGCCGGTGAAACCGACCCCGATGCGCCGCGAGTAGAGGCTGGCTTCCCGTTGAGCGGGGAGGGGATGTTTGTCGGCGTTGTAGTCGAGGACGTCGTCTAGGAACCGGGTTGCCAGCCGCAATGCATGCTCCAGATGGGGCCAGTCCACCTGCGCCTGGGGGCTAAACTCATCCAGCACAAACTCTTGGAGGCCAAGGTTACCAAGACAGCAGCAGCCATACGGTTCGAGCGGGATCTCGCTATTGCTCACCACGAGTCCGTTGGCGATGAACGACTTGGTGTCGAGGACCGTCAGATCGTATACCGGTTCCTCGATGCCCTCATCGACGACTGCGGCGACTCGTGTGTCGTCGGTAACGTCACGCAGTTCTCGCACACGATGCGCCAGCAAAGCCTCGAGCGCGTCGCGGCGCCTGGGAAGCGCCGACCCAATGAAACGGGCAAATCGCGCGATCGAGGGATAGCCGCTTATGCTCACCTTGTAGATGTCACGAACGCTGCGATACTCGCGGCTCTCGCCGTTCTTTGCGATATAGGTCAGACCGCTCGATGAGCGACTCTTCGCCTCAGCCCGAGATGTCGTCACAGACGAGAAGATGCCGAACTGCAAGAAGAGCAATTGGGTCTGCTCGATTAGTCTGCGCGACGTGGATGAGAGCGACACCATCGGTCGCTCGCCTGGACGCGAAACGGTCCCATCCGCATCGATGAGCCCCCTGAGGAAGGCAGCCGTTGCCTCTTTGGTCGCGGTTAGAATAGATTCGGGCACCACCTTTTCGTGGCCCACCGCCGGCCGCAGACCAAGTGAAGCCAGCACCCGGAGAAACGCCGCGGCATGAATCGAAACCCAGGCCCGCTTCGTGCCTTCTACGTGCTGAAGAGGATACGCAACGGACGCCGATTCAGCGAACCCCGCGACGGCGCCAGCCGGGACCGCTACTCTCCTTCGCTGTACGCATCGTCCCGTTACCCGGTCGACAATCGGCTTCACGTACGGCGCGTCGTCAATATTCATGTGGAGATCGAGCCGGTTTGCCAGCGCTGCTCGACGATTGTGCCGCGTGTAGCAGCCGTCTCCGACCGCGTAACCGACGAGATAGGCCAGATCGTCGTCCCACGTCTCTGGGATGTTGATCAGGCCAAAGTGCGCGTCGCGCCGCCGGGGTTGCACCCAATCGCGATCGATATGCAAATGCGCCGAGCGGTCGCGGAAAACAGTCTCGATAAGCCGCTCGTCATTGGGATCCATAACCGCGAGCGCATCACCTGGCTGGAGCTCGTCGATCCGCTTCCATCCCTTGGATTCGTGCAGCGGATCCAACGTGTCGTCGTTCAACACTTTAACTTTGTGATCACCAGTGCCGCGGATCGCCATGCCGTTCGTCGTCTCGACGCGGTAAATTCGCTTCACGCCGGTAAACGCTAGGGCATCCGCGCGCACCGGTGCGACGCCCGTCGCGTCGCCGGCCCGGCGGTCAATCAGCACGGTTGGGTTCACGCGGTCCGCCACAGCGTTCTGAACCAACTGATCGAGTCTGTGGATCCCGCTCGGCGTCATGACGTAAGTGGATCCGACGAGCGAGCAAGGATTGGTCGTGATCACGTTCATGTTGTTGTACTCTGACGTGCTCCACCGCTTGATCGAATCCCAGAAGATGACACCGGGTTCGGCATGGTTTGTAGCACCGTAAATTAACTCGCGCCAGATCTCGCGGGCCGGCAAACTGCGTTCTACGTTTACCCGGTCGTTCTTGAACTTGAGCGTCCACGGCTGGTCCGCCTCGACCGCACGCATGAACGCATCGCTGATGCGAACGCTGATGTTGGCAAATCGTACCCGATCCATGTTGCGTTTGATCTTGGTGAAGGCCAGCACGTCAGGATGATCATCGGCGATCGTGATCATCAGGGCGCCGCGGCGACCGCTCTGGCCGATCGTCCCGGTTGTGAGCGACATCAGTTCCATGAAGGAGATCGACCCGGTGCTTGTGCGCGCAGCATTGTTGACCGGCGCGCCGGCCGGACGCAGCACGCTGATATCCGTACCGACGCCTCCGCCGAGAGAGTACGTGCGCGCGGATTCCTTCATCCAGTCAAAAATCGCCTCGATCGAATCCTCTTTGATTTTATTTACGTAGCAGTTCAAAGCAGTCACGCGCTTGTTGTTGCCGATCGCGTGCATGATGCGGCCGCCGGGGATGAAGCGGAAGTTCTCCATCAGCCAGTAAAACTCGCCGGCGTAGCGCTCGCGGGCCTGTGTGGTCGGCTCGACCGAGGCGAGACCGTTGGCGATCCGCCGCCACATCTCCACCGGCGTGGGCTCGAGGACGCGGCCGTCGGGGTCGCGCAGCGCATACTTGTCGTAGAAGACACGGGCACGGAGCTCATCCCCGTGGAAGAAGTCGAGCGTTTCCGAGGGCAGCGCGTTCGGCTCCGGACGGGGCGCTTCCGCGGGCGTGGCAATCAGGGCGCTGCCTTCTACGATCATGGACGGCTGCGATGTCTGGTCGTCGGAAGTGGTCGCCATCGACGTCTCCCCCTGCATAGAATTAGGCCCGATCGAATCGGCGGCGGACATAGGATTAGTTGCGCTCCGGACGCTGCGGGGTGAGTGGTAGCAGCAGAACCTGCGAGGCGAGCTCGGCCTCCATTTGTTTGCGCGCCTTCAGTGCCTGGATCTCCTCGACGAGGCGGTCGACATCTCCCAGCCGCCGGTACACCGAGGCGAACCGGACGTAGGCGACGTCGTCGAGCCGGCGCAGTCCCTCGATCACGGCATCCCCGATCTCCCGGCTCTTGACCTCGCCGGTCCCCTGCTCAAGCGCCGCGCGCTCGATCTCATCGGCGATCTGCTGGAGCGCCGAATCCTCGACCGGTCTGCCTTCGCACGCCAGCCGGAGGCCTCTCAAGATCTTGGCGCGCTCGAACCGCTCCCGCCGCCCGTTCCGCTTGACGACGTGAAGGGCGAGCCGCTCGACGCGCTCGAAGGTGGTAAACCGCCGATGACAGGATTCGCACTCCCTCCGCCGCCTGATCCCCTCACCCTCGTCGGCCGGCCGGGAGTCGAACACCCTGGTTTCCTTGGCTCCGCAGTATGGACAACGCACAGATGTTCGGCCTTTTCCCTAGATTTAGCGCGAAAGGAATCGTAGCATACTAGATATTGTATCTCAAGGACGAAGGGTACCAAAATATGCTCTTATTCGTCCGATTTTTGAGGCGACCCGTGTCGATGCGTGGGATTCCCTGTGAAACCTGTGGCCGCGGGTCAGGTACGCAGTCGGGTCCGGTGAACGCCTCAGCGCGCCGTTTTTCTCGTCCGCACACGCAGAAGCTAAGTTCGGAAGATCACGGACTCCCGGCTCATCAAGATGATGGCCAATTCGACGGCGAGCGCGGCGTAGAAGGCCGAGGACACCGAGGCGAGCAGCAGGTGGCCCCAGTTCGTGGTGCCGAGCAGCAGCTCCCGAAAGCCGAAGAACGTGTTCAGGACGGGCAGCACGTAGGCCCACGTGGCGCCCTGCCACTCCGTGATGTACTGTACGGCGAGAGCCGGCAGGACCGTGATGAAGTAGAGCGGTGTGATGAACTGCTGCGCCTCCCGGGGGGATTTGGAATAGATGCTCATGGCCAGCTGCACGGCGCTCATCAACGCGGCGAAGAGCACGGCGACTCCCAGCATGACGATCGCGGTCCCGATCGGCAGGCTGACGTCGAGCTTTTCCGACGTGTGGAGGACGTACGGGTATCCCCAGCGGAGGCTGACCATCATCGCGATCACGACCACGACCACCGCACCTACCGAGGCCGTCAGCACGGACAAGAACTTGCCGACGACGATCCCCTCGCGCGACGGAGGAGTGACCAGCAGGGACTCGAGGGTCCCCCGCTCCTTCTCGCCGGCCGCCTCGTCCACGGCCAGGGACATGCCGCCCACGACCGCCCACATCGCGATGAAGAAGGGCAGCAGGCTCGCCAGCAGCAGGCCGGAGAGCTGCCGCTGCGTGGCGACGTTGCGCTCGTCGAGCACGACCGGCAGGAGATCCTTCGGGTTGATGTGGCGGGCGATGAGCCGACGGGCCACGACCACCTGACTGTACCGTGAAATCAGGTCGACAACCCGCGCGCGGGCGGCGACGCTCTCCGGGTTGCTGGCGTCGTAGAGCACTCCGACGTGCGGCTGCACGTCACGCGCGATGAGGGCCTCGAAGTTGGGCGGGAGCTCGAGCACCGCCAGCACCCGCCGCTCCTTCAAGGCCTTGTTCACGTCGCCGGTATGCACCGGCGTGATGAGCTTGCTCGTGTACGCAAGGTGGATGAGGTTCGGCGCGCTGCCCTGAACGGCAACCTCCGGCGTTGTCGTCCGGATCATGTGCGCCTGACGCTGCTCGAGATACGGGATGCCGAG
This DNA window, taken from bacterium, encodes the following:
- the nrdR gene encoding transcriptional regulator NrdR; translation: MRCPYCGAKETRVFDSRPADEGEGIRRRRECESCHRRFTTFERVERLALHVVKRNGRRERFERAKILRGLRLACEGRPVEDSALQQIADEIERAALEQGTGEVKSREIGDAVIEGLRRLDDVAYVRFASVYRRLGDVDRLVEEIQALKARKQMEAELASQVLLLPLTPQRPERN
- the phnC gene encoding phosphonate ABC transporter ATP-binding protein; translation: MSDPILRIEHLSKVYEDGTRALSDVSFEVARGEFLVIIGLSGSGKSTLLRCINRLVTPTSGRVWVDGRDVTAASRDGLREIRRGIGMVFQQFNLVRRASVLTNVLAGRLGYVPPAWSLGNYFPGPVVDRAMQSLERVGIADKAFGRASALSGGQQQRVGIARALMQEPRIILADEPVASLDPALSHSILKYLEDLNRKDGITILCSLHFLSLARRYGTRILALKDGAIVFDGRPGDIDEARFRAIYGEQAEEVEIT
- a CDS encoding LAGLIDADG family homing endonuclease, yielding MATTSDDQTSQPSMIVEGSALIATPAEAPRPEPNALPSETLDFFHGDELRARVFYDKYALRDPDGRVLEPTPVEMWRRIANGLASVEPTTQARERYAGEFYWLMENFRFIPGGRIMHAIGNNKRVTALNCYVNKIKEDSIEAIFDWMKESARTYSLGGGVGTDISVLRPAGAPVNNAARTSTGSISFMELMSLTTGTIGQSGRRGALMITIADDHPDVLAFTKIKRNMDRVRFANISVRISDAFMRAVEADQPWTLKFKNDRVNVERSLPAREIWRELIYGATNHAEPGVIFWDSIKRWSTSEYNNMNVITTNPCSLVGSTYVMTPSGIHRLDQLVQNAVADRVNPTVLIDRRAGDATGVAPVRADALAFTGVKRIYRVETTNGMAIRGTGDHKVKVLNDDTLDPLHESKGWKRIDELQPGDALAVMDPNDERLIETVFRDRSAHLHIDRDWVQPRRRDAHFGLINIPETWDDDLAYLVGYAVGDGCYTRHNRRAALANRLDLHMNIDDAPYVKPIVDRVTGRCVQRRRVAVPAGAVAGFAESASVAYPLQHVEGTKRAWVSIHAAAFLRVLASLGLRPAVGHEKVVPESILTATKEATAAFLRGLIDADGTVSRPGERPMVSLSSTSRRLIEQTQLLFLQFGIFSSVTTSRAEAKSRSSSGLTYIAKNGESREYRSVRDIYKVSISGYPSIARFARFIGSALPRRRDALEALLAHRVRELRDVTDDTRVAAVVDEGIEEPVYDLTVLDTKSFIANGLVVSNSEIPLEPYGCCCLGNLGLQEFVLDEFSPQAQVDWPHLEHALRLATRFLDDVLDYNADKHPLPAQREASLYSRRIGVGFTGLGDMLCKLRLKYDTKEAVEFVDRTFERIKNIVYDESVNLAIEKGAFPGYDREQHLKGAFLHTLAPEVLERIREHGLRNVALLTVPPVGSGAALAGTTSGIEPIFDLGYTRRSESLSQQKFTVYHPLVRSYMQRFGVENEEALPEFFVTAHEIEPDMRVHMQAAIQKHIDHSISSTVNCAADTTEEGVARIYFLAWKMGCKGITVYRENSRDNILTAGAGTKKDKPAQAASAPTAAVAVPSPASAVLGAPHGADESRPQTRGRPKVTMGRTERIETPRGRIYVTINEDAKGICEVFVQSLDVEADAVGRLASLALRTGADPRHVIEQLWRVQSREVAIDRSSDGTVVRITTIAQGVALALGRTLYGPSFRPDQVFPMADRLPAPAPKNGNGNGHGTNGTNGHDQAATAVAAPAPAAAEVREIQEPLLTFAGVCPDCGGSLAFENGCSHCRSCGYSKC
- a CDS encoding YoaK family protein; translated protein: MATTHGAPAAPRKRLVLLLAGAAGCLDAVGYLMLGLFTANMTGNTILLGLSVGREAWADAVHNIVALAAFVCGAGAGTVATRGVGRIARGLGFEAAVLAAGIGVWVILGAPRGRIPEPAAYWMIALLSAAMGMQSATVRRVGEHRVATTYVTGTLTTLATDTASDLLDRWVARGRQAGGAAGTQDTAPPRAERGTALMLGLWAVYLLGALVGGFAEHRWSMWAVAAPLVVLVAVMGSDLAHRPREGLAR
- the fumC gene encoding class II fumarate hydratase, with the translated sequence MSGSSARGTGTATGPAATPAKGAGTDVRIETDSLGEVRVPASRLWGAQTQRSIENFPIGVDRFRMGRPVIRAFGILKKACALANLELGQLPADKVELIARAADDVIAGALDDEFPLVVFQTGSGTQSNMNANEVIANHAIQLAGGAIGSKKPIHPNDDVNRSQSSNDTFPTAMHIATAEQVEDVLLPAVTGLRDVLDEKARAYASVVMIGRTHLQDATPVTLGQVISGWVAQLDDAIATIRRALPGVYELAIGGTAVGTGINAPARFGEVAARKIAELTGRPFVSAPNKFAALSSHEAMLNVSAALRTLAAALMKIANDVRWHASGPRAGLGELLIPENEPGSSIMPGKINPTQSEALTMVCVQVYGNDHAVAFGDSQGNFQLNVYKPVILHNVLESAALLADGCRSFTIHCAVGIAPNEAVIREHVEHSLMLVTALSPHIGYEKAAKIALKAHHENTSLREAALALGYVTAEEFDRWVRAEDMTHPMKE
- a CDS encoding ABC transporter permease subunit; translated protein: MMRVAWAWMRGAGGDRAAQSRSHETGSWIRAVYWKETLEAFRDKRSLLVLVVLPALIMPVVTLGIPYLEQRQAHMIRTTTPEVAVQGSAPNLIHLAYTSKLITPVHTGDVNKALKERRVLAVLELPPNFEALIARDVQPHVGVLYDASNPESVAARARVVDLISRYSQVVVARRLIARHINPKDLLPVVLDERNVATQRQLSGLLLASLLPFFIAMWAVVGGMSLAVDEAAGEKERGTLESLLVTPPSREGIVVGKFLSVLTASVGAVVVVVIAMMVSLRWGYPYVLHTSEKLDVSLPIGTAIVMLGVAVLFAALMSAVQLAMSIYSKSPREAQQFITPLYFITVLPALAVQYITEWQGATWAYVLPVLNTFFGFRELLLGTTNWGHLLLASVSSAFYAALAVELAIILMSRESVIFRT
- a CDS encoding nitroreductase family protein — protein: MEVFEAVRTILAVRSYKDTAVPADLVKRIVEAGRLTGSSQNGQPWHFIAVQDREMLVKLAAASPYGRYISQAPLAIAVAIEKASRFGVSDGSRAIQSMVLTAWSEGIGSNWVGFVGMSEQKKLLGVPDEYDLLAIVPFGYPVNPAGRGKKKRKPLSQVASRERFGKSFS
- a CDS encoding phosphate/phosphite/phosphonate ABC transporter substrate-binding protein, which translates into the protein MRLRVAALALAAVLVLGIAAAGPSPVPAQTRLVMAFVPSGEASTILESGNRISHLLEMATGYQFQSVVATSYAGVIEAMGANRADIGWLNTFSYVIAHQKYGVEVRLVTVRFGLPYYRAEIITQATSGINGLADLRGKRFAFVDPASTSGYLFPVAGLKKAGYDPQKFFGQTIFAGSHNNVVLAVYQGRVDAGSVFEDARGSVQKTLPDVMQKVKVVWKSDPIPNDTVSVRKGLPEDVKAKVTNALLRFSQTPAGLDALKSLYEIEALADYNLLVTKYKVKTPTLDAFFDPVRDVQRFVGLNP